A stretch of Bacteroidota bacterium DNA encodes these proteins:
- a CDS encoding FMN-binding glutamate synthase family protein gives MQKMFVVASVLIVVAVGVIALFWWPIVFSLAIFGPLIALGIADMLQTKQTIRRNYPLLGRGRYFMEFLRPKIYQYFVESDIDGRPFSRIDRSVVYQRAKKELDTAPFGTQLDVYAEGYEWVNHSIAALDHHAVEEDPRITIGGPDCKQPYSASILNISAMSYGSLSPNAIMSLNAGAQIGGFAHNTGEGGISKYHLENKGDLIFQVGTGYFGAREPGKEGFSPKAFAENAIRPEVKLIELKLSQGAKPGHGGILPAQKNTPEIAAIRGVQPGTTVNSPPYHTAFHTPLEMMLFIGQLRELSGGKPVGFKLCVGQKSEFLALCKAMVETGIKPDFISVDGGEGGTGAAPVEFSNSVGWPLRDGLAFVYDALVGFDLKKDIRVIAAGKVATAFDIYRALAIGADGCSAARAFMLSLGCIQSLECHKNICPTGVATQKPELMKGLVVADKKQRVANFHGETVKAFRELLAATGLKHSTEINRAHLNRNEGQTLIARYDESYPYIATGSLLQAPYPDGWTKIMAEASAATFTRQALPR, from the coding sequence ATGCAGAAAATGTTTGTGGTTGCTTCGGTTCTGATCGTGGTTGCCGTCGGGGTGATTGCCCTGTTTTGGTGGCCGATTGTCTTTTCGTTGGCGATTTTCGGGCCATTGATTGCCTTGGGAATTGCCGACATGCTGCAGACCAAACAGACCATTCGCCGAAATTATCCCCTGCTCGGACGCGGTCGTTACTTCATGGAATTTCTGCGTCCCAAGATTTACCAATACTTCGTGGAGAGCGACATCGATGGCCGTCCGTTTTCCCGCATCGACCGGTCGGTGGTCTATCAGCGGGCAAAAAAGGAACTCGACACCGCCCCCTTTGGAACCCAACTCGATGTTTATGCAGAAGGCTACGAATGGGTGAATCACAGCATCGCCGCCCTCGACCACCATGCCGTCGAGGAGGATCCGCGCATCACCATCGGCGGACCAGACTGCAAGCAGCCTTATTCGGCAAGCATCCTCAACATCTCGGCAATGAGCTACGGTTCGCTGAGTCCCAATGCAATCATGTCCTTGAATGCCGGTGCCCAAATTGGCGGATTTGCCCACAACACCGGCGAAGGGGGCATTAGCAAATACCATCTGGAAAACAAAGGCGACCTCATTTTCCAAGTCGGAACGGGTTACTTCGGAGCGCGCGAACCAGGCAAGGAAGGCTTTTCTCCGAAGGCATTTGCAGAGAATGCGATTCGGCCCGAAGTGAAATTGATCGAATTGAAACTCTCGCAAGGCGCCAAGCCCGGGCATGGCGGCATCCTTCCGGCACAAAAAAATACCCCCGAGATTGCCGCCATCCGCGGCGTGCAGCCGGGCACCACAGTCAATTCGCCGCCCTACCACACCGCCTTCCATACGCCGCTCGAAATGATGTTATTCATCGGGCAGCTCCGCGAATTGTCGGGCGGCAAGCCTGTCGGATTTAAGCTCTGCGTCGGCCAAAAAAGCGAATTCCTCGCGCTCTGCAAAGCCATGGTGGAGACAGGAATCAAGCCCGATTTCATTTCGGTGGATGGGGGAGAAGGCGGCACCGGCGCCGCGCCCGTCGAATTCAGCAATTCTGTTGGATGGCCTTTACGCGACGGATTGGCCTTTGTGTACGATGCCTTGGTGGGTTTTGACCTGAAAAAGGACATCCGAGTGATCGCTGCAGGAAAGGTGGCCACCGCATTTGACATTTACCGTGCATTGGCCATCGGCGCCGACGGATGTAGTGCCGCGCGGGCTTTTATGCTTTCCTTGGGTTGCATCCAAAGCCTCGAATGCCATAAAAACATCTGTCCCACAGGAGTTGCTACGCAAAAACCCGAATTGATGAAAGGACTTGTCGTGGCTGACAAAAAGCAACGCGTCGCCAATTTTCATGGCGAAACGGTCAAAGCCTTCCGCGAATTGTTGGCCGCTACGGGGCTGAAACATTCGACGGAGATCAACCGCGCCCACCTGAACCGAAACGAAGGTCAGACCCTCATTGCCCGCTACGACGAAAGTTATCCCTACATCGCCACGGGCAGCTTGCTGCAGGCGCCTTACCCGGATGGCTGGACCAAGATCATGGCGGAAGCAAGCGCCGCGACATTCACCCGTCAAGCTTTGCCGCGATGA
- a CDS encoding DUF47 family protein, whose amino-acid sequence MFDAHAEAVNAAATSYFDLLMAKDPMERRKHADSVSAAEVKGDELIHSVITELTATFLTPFDREDIHRLATTLDGILDELNGGARRVVLYEVTTIPNQLLDLAADIRACGLAAVEAVHMLKTLRHPKQLAAKIKTIQEHKSRAEETFLHGMASLYGGDYEGNSVLKLREIFYATDNAMRYFAELSFALEAILIKTT is encoded by the coding sequence TTGTTTGACGCCCATGCAGAGGCTGTCAATGCAGCTGCCACCAGCTACTTTGACCTGCTCATGGCCAAGGATCCAATGGAGCGCCGCAAACATGCAGACAGCGTGAGTGCAGCTGAAGTGAAGGGCGATGAGTTGATTCACAGTGTGATTACCGAGCTTACCGCAACTTTTCTGACTCCTTTTGACCGCGAAGATATCCACCGTTTGGCAACTACGCTCGATGGCATTTTGGATGAACTCAATGGCGGTGCACGTCGCGTTGTCCTCTATGAAGTGACGACGATTCCCAATCAGCTTTTGGACTTGGCTGCTGACATCCGCGCTTGTGGTTTGGCTGCGGTGGAAGCGGTGCACATGCTCAAGACATTGCGCCACCCAAAGCAGTTGGCAGCCAAGATCAAAACCATTCAGGAACACAAGTCACGCGCGGAAGAGACCTTCCTGCATGGCATGGCTAGTCTGTATGGCGGCGACTACGAAGGCAACTCCGTGCTGAAGCTCAGGGAGATCTTCTACGCAACCGACAATGCAATGCGCTACTTTGCAGAGCTCTCCTTTGCATTGGAGGCCATTCTCATCAAGACCACTTGA